Part of the Verrucomicrobiia bacterium genome, ACTGCTGAATGCCCGGCTGCAGGAGGAAATCAAGGAACGCGCCAAGACCGCGGAATTGCGCGCGAGCGAAGAACGCTTCCGCGGCGTCGTGGACCAGGCCGTGGACGCCTTGCTGCTGGTCGAACGGTCCGGGCGCTTCGTGGACGTCAATCAGAAGGCCTGCGACAGCCTGGGCTATTCGCGCCAGGAGTTCGCCGCCATGTCTGTGTGGGACATCGAACCCGGCTGCGAGCGCGGGCGCCTGGAGCTTCTCTGGAGCCGTTTGAAGCCCGGGGTCCCCTTGACGGTGGAAACCATTTACCGCCGCAAGGACAGCCGGCAATTTCCCGTGGAAATCAGCGTCGGCGTCATTTCGCTGCGCGGCCAGGAATTCCTGCTGCTCCTCGTCCGCGACATCACCCTCCGCAAAGAAGTCGAGGAAGAACTGCGGCGGGCGAATGCCTTCCTGGATTCCATCGTCGAGAATATCCCGCACATGATCTTTCTCAAGGACGCCAAAGACCTGCGGTTCGTGCGCTTCAACAAGGCGGCCGAAGAGCTGCTCGGCTACACCCGCGGCGATTTCATCGGTAAAACCGACTACGATTTTTTTCCGAAAGAGGAAGCGGATTTTTTTACCGCCAAGGACCGGAACGTACTGGAAACCGGCCATGTCCTCGACATTCCCGAAGAGCCCGTGCATACGCGGCGCAAGGGCCTGCGCATCGTGCACACAAAAAAAATTCCCATCTTCGACCACGCGAGCGAGCCGTTGTATCTTCTCGGCATTTCCGAGGACATCACGGACAAGAAACGCGCCGAAGACCGCCTGAGGGAGCTGGGCACCGCGATGGAAAACGCGGTCGAAGCGATTTCCCGCGTGGATAAGGAAGGCCGGTTCGTTTCGATGAACCGCGCTTTCGCGGACCTCGTCGGCCAGGGCTCCAGCGAGGCCATGACCGGGCAGAAATGGCAGCCTTTTGTCCACCACAAGGATTATGACAAGGCGGACGCGGCCTACGAGCACATGGTTAAATGGGGCAAATCCGAAGCGGAGATCCGGGTGCAGCGCAAGGAAGGCTCCATTTTTTACGCGCAGCTGGTTATGGTCAAAGTGCACGACCATGATTCGAAATTTTCGGGGTCTTATTTTTTCATCAAGGACATCACCGAGCGCAAATACAAGGAATCGCTCGATGTGAAATCCGAGCTCATTTCCATGGTGGCGCACGAACTCCGCACGCCGCTGCATGCCGTGCGTGAAGGCATCAGCATCATGCTCGACGGATTGACCGGCGAGCTGAACGCGGACCAGCAGGAAGTCCTGAGCACCACCAAGACGAGCCTCGACCGGCTCGTGCGGCTGGTCAACGCCTTCCTCGATTTCCAAAGGCTGGAAGCCGGCATCATGGATTTCCGCCTGCAGCCGGCCGACCTGAACGGGCTCGTGCTTGACGCCAGAAAACAGGCGGAGCTTCTCATCAAGAACAAGCCTCTCAAGATCGAATGCCGCCCGCAGGAAAATTTGCCTGCCGTGCTGGTGGACCGCGACAGGATCATCCAGGTCCTCATGAACCTCCTGAACAACGCCATCAAATTTACCGAGCAGGGCGTGATCACGGTGACGACCGAGACCACGGACGGCGGCGTCAAAGTGTCAGTGCGCGATACCGGCATCGGCATCAAACCCGAGGACGTCCCGAGACTTTTCCGCAAATTCGGGCAGCTGGAAGCGGGGCAGATCGCGGCGCCGGGCGGCACGGGCCTGGGCCTTGCGATCTGCAGCAAGATCATCGAGCAGCACAAAGGGCATTTGTGGGTCGAGTCGGAATACAAACAGGGAAGCGTTTTTTCGTTTGTGATCCCGCTTGCAACGTGACCGCTCCGGGCCTATCATGGCGGTCATGAAACGCGGAAACCTTCTTTTTATCCTCGCGCTCGCGGCTGTATTTTCCTTCCAGGGTTTCGACGTTCCCGCTTTTAAATCCAATCCCAAGACCTGCTGCGGCCGCCTGGTTTGCCAGTGCAAGCATGCGCCCGGCGCGTTTTGCCCAATGGGGCATGGTGCCCACGCTTTCAAGCAGCAGCCGGTGCACCAGAAAGCGCCGGGCTTCGCAAAAGCCCCTTGCTCGGGAGACACTTCCAAAACCGCGCTCGCCGGATTTTGCAAAGACTTCAATGCGGTCCCGGAAGCCGCGTTTCCGTTCGTTCCGCGGTTCGAATTGCTTTCTCTTGCCTCAATCTCTTTTCCGCGCGCTCTAAGCGCAGGAACTCCCGACCGTCCGCCCAAACTTTTCGCCGCCCTCTAATTTCTCTTTCCTTTTCCGTCCGGTAAGGACTGAATTTTCTTTTCCAAGGAGATTTTATGCGAAGCGGAGCAGGGGTCTTTTTCTTAGCCGTCGTAATGGCGCCCTCATGGGCCTATGGCGCGGAGTCCAAAATTTCTAAAAGCACTTTGCCCGAAGTCGTCGTTAAGGCCGTGGACAACGGCTCTTTGACGTCCCCGGGCATTCAAACGGCGCGCGCGGAAAT contains:
- a CDS encoding PAS domain S-box protein; translation: MMSLESRAAASKANVSLILILSLGLTLSAGIFILSRQLEDKAFRATFELQSQERISILESDLQAMFSLVRALKAFYDGSQRVERGEFRQFSEALLEGHSMIQAVEWIPRVPQAWRRVYEESAREQGYADFQFLDLLPSGGKAAAPERSEYYPVYFAEPEAKNRTVLGSDESQMPRRFATMEQSRDAAAIRMTPPLSLWRLKEKNQTALIAYASVYQKGKWEESAEAYAAHLAGFVTGVFKVNDLVSEATGFFDSVGIDFYIDDVTDSAHPELVYENTSGAHELHPPAPRGRFFYKYELGVGGRKWDIYCFPSRRYMTGMIRFSWAVLVIGCLLTLFLGIYLSHVIRHGSKLKLLNARLQEEIKERAKTAELRASEERFRGVVDQAVDALLLVERSGRFVDVNQKACDSLGYSRQEFAAMSVWDIEPGCERGRLELLWSRLKPGVPLTVETIYRRKDSRQFPVEISVGVISLRGQEFLLLLVRDITLRKEVEEELRRANAFLDSIVENIPHMIFLKDAKDLRFVRFNKAAEELLGYTRGDFIGKTDYDFFPKEEADFFTAKDRNVLETGHVLDIPEEPVHTRRKGLRIVHTKKIPIFDHASEPLYLLGISEDITDKKRAEDRLRELGTAMENAVEAISRVDKEGRFVSMNRAFADLVGQGSSEAMTGQKWQPFVHHKDYDKADAAYEHMVKWGKSEAEIRVQRKEGSIFYAQLVMVKVHDHDSKFSGSYFFIKDITERKYKESLDVKSELISMVAHELRTPLHAVREGISIMLDGLTGELNADQQEVLSTTKTSLDRLVRLVNAFLDFQRLEAGIMDFRLQPADLNGLVLDARKQAELLIKNKPLKIECRPQENLPAVLVDRDRIIQVLMNLLNNAIKFTEQGVITVTTETTDGGVKVSVRDTGIGIKPEDVPRLFRKFGQLEAGQIAAPGGTGLGLAICSKIIEQHKGHLWVESEYKQGSVFSFVIPLAT